One region of Kytococcus sedentarius DSM 20547 genomic DNA includes:
- a CDS encoding ABC transporter permease, which translates to MTQPNPSVLIDQAVDEAGAVDEGKGESLWMGAWKRLRTNVAFLIGLTIVVVFVILAITAPWIAPHDATERLLLGDVTPSTPIPEGKPGFPLGGDDRGRDLLSRLIVGSQQTLMVGVLATLGGFVGGLVLGTLAGALGGWVDAVVMRVVDVMLSIPSLLMAFSIAALFSEPTLETVIVAIAIVQVPIFARLLRGSMLAQRESDHILAARSAGVKFGPIVFRHMLPNAMGPVIVQSTLVVATAIIDAAALSFLGVGSADTRKPEWGQMLGSAQNYIDSYPHLAIYPALCIIVVALGFTLMGEALREALDPKSRR; encoded by the coding sequence ATGACCCAACCGAATCCCAGCGTGCTCATCGACCAGGCGGTCGACGAGGCCGGAGCCGTCGACGAGGGCAAGGGTGAATCCCTCTGGATGGGCGCCTGGAAGCGCCTGCGCACGAACGTCGCCTTCCTCATCGGCCTGACGATCGTCGTGGTCTTCGTCATCCTGGCGATTACGGCCCCTTGGATCGCACCCCACGACGCGACCGAACGTCTTCTCCTCGGAGACGTGACCCCCTCCACCCCCATCCCCGAGGGCAAGCCCGGCTTCCCGCTAGGCGGCGACGACCGAGGGCGTGACCTGCTCAGCCGGCTCATCGTCGGCAGCCAGCAGACCCTCATGGTCGGCGTGCTCGCCACCCTCGGCGGCTTCGTCGGCGGCCTGGTCCTGGGCACCCTCGCCGGCGCCCTCGGGGGTTGGGTGGACGCCGTGGTGATGCGCGTCGTCGACGTGATGCTCTCCATCCCGTCGCTGCTGATGGCCTTCTCCATCGCCGCGCTGTTCTCCGAGCCCACCCTGGAAACGGTCATCGTGGCCATCGCGATCGTGCAGGTGCCGATCTTCGCCCGCCTGCTGCGCGGGTCGATGCTGGCCCAACGCGAGAGCGACCACATCCTGGCCGCGCGCTCCGCCGGCGTGAAGTTCGGCCCCATCGTGTTCCGCCACATGCTGCCCAACGCCATGGGTCCAGTCATCGTCCAGTCGACGCTGGTGGTGGCCACGGCCATCATCGATGCCGCCGCCCTGAGCTTCCTGGGCGTCGGCAGCGCCGACACCCGCAAGCCCGAGTGGGGCCAGATGCTGGGCTCCGCCCAGAACTACATCGACTCCTACCCGCACCTGGCCATCTATCCGGCCCTCTGCATCATCGTCGTGGCCCTCGGGTTCACGCTGATGGGCGAGGCGCTCCGGGAGGCCCTCGACCCGAAGAGCCGGAGGTGA
- a CDS encoding septum formation initiator: MRRTDVPTTAHGSTLLRADESQNPSGSDNAWTLTLFGTAVGAGILFLPLNAGAGGFWPLVIGTLLVFPMTFLAHRALARFVVSGDDPETDITELSREKFGEGKGLLVTALYALCFLPILPIYGVAVTNSVSSLLENQLGWTGVPRWLLSLVLVGLLMSVVVASQKVMLWVAQVVVYPLIVMLSIATAMLVPDWSFEGATEWPGLGPLLMSVWLMIPVLVFAFNHAAAVSSFSMAMERAHGEDAERRASKVLFRSALLLVVFTMGFVWSCVLALGPDGVVTAREANLPVLSHLANERGDWFFTVLGPLVTIAAIVSSFFGHYLGASEGLIGLTRAVADREQRISDRTMKIAAAVVIFAVTWGAAILNPGILATIESLSGPVMAMLIFLLPMYAVATVPALARYRGSWQNWFLVLIGLLAVGGVLFGFVR; this comes from the coding sequence TTGCGACGCACCGACGTCCCCACCACGGCCCACGGGTCGACCCTGCTGCGCGCGGACGAGTCGCAGAACCCCTCCGGCAGCGACAACGCCTGGACACTGACCCTGTTCGGGACCGCCGTGGGCGCGGGGATCCTGTTCCTGCCACTCAACGCCGGCGCCGGCGGCTTCTGGCCGCTCGTGATCGGCACGCTGCTGGTCTTCCCCATGACCTTCCTGGCCCACCGGGCGCTGGCCCGCTTCGTGGTCTCCGGCGACGACCCCGAGACCGACATCACCGAGCTCTCGCGGGAGAAGTTCGGGGAGGGCAAGGGCCTGCTGGTCACGGCCTTGTACGCGCTGTGCTTCCTGCCGATTCTGCCCATCTACGGCGTGGCGGTGACCAACTCCGTGAGCAGCCTGCTGGAGAACCAGCTGGGCTGGACCGGCGTGCCCCGGTGGCTGCTCTCGCTGGTGCTGGTGGGACTGCTGATGTCCGTGGTCGTCGCCAGCCAGAAGGTGATGCTGTGGGTGGCCCAAGTGGTCGTCTACCCGCTGATCGTGATGCTGTCCATCGCCACCGCGATGCTGGTGCCGGACTGGTCCTTCGAGGGCGCCACCGAGTGGCCCGGGCTGGGGCCGCTGCTGATGAGCGTGTGGCTGATGATCCCGGTGCTGGTGTTCGCGTTCAACCACGCCGCGGCCGTCTCCTCCTTCTCGATGGCCATGGAGCGGGCCCACGGTGAGGACGCCGAGCGCCGCGCCTCGAAGGTGCTCTTCCGCTCGGCCCTGCTGCTGGTGGTCTTCACGATGGGCTTCGTGTGGTCCTGCGTGCTGGCGCTGGGCCCCGACGGCGTGGTCACCGCCCGCGAGGCCAACCTGCCGGTGCTCTCCCACCTGGCCAACGAGCGCGGTGACTGGTTCTTCACGGTCCTCGGCCCGCTGGTGACCATCGCCGCGATCGTCTCTTCCTTCTTCGGCCACTACCTGGGCGCCTCCGAGGGGCTGATCGGCCTGACCCGTGCCGTGGCCGACCGTGAGCAGCGGATCAGCGACCGCACCATGAAGATCGCCGCCGCGGTGGTCATCTTCGCCGTCACCTGGGGAGCGGCGATCCTGAACCCGGGCATCCTGGCCACCATCGAGTCCCTGTCCGGACCGGTCATGGCGATGCTGATCTTCCTGCTGCCCATGTACGCGGTGGCCACGGTGCCGGCCCTGGCGCGGTACCGGGGCTCCTGGCAGAACTGGTTCCTGGTCCTCATCGGGCTGCTCGCCGTCGGCGGTGTGCTCTTCGGCTTCGTGCGCTGA
- a CDS encoding ABC transporter permease: protein MIRFIARRLLQMVLVLLVLSLLLFFWLRSLPGGAVGALLGDRGTPEARAALEAQLGLDQPLPMQYVAFVQRCLSGDFGVSTALLPGTPVTDILIERAPATIELSVLAILLATAAGIPLGYLAARRHGGIFDNLSVVSSLVGVAVPVFFLAYMLRWLFAVELGWLPVSGRQDPGLDATHITNFFILDGLMTREWDAAWDAFKHLILPALALASIPFAVIFRITRASVLEVLDEDYVRTAQSKGLASRVIRGRHVMRNAMIPVVTIIGLQVGALLAGAVLTEKVFSIAGLGNALAVSFTQRDYPMLQLLIMVAAGVYVVVNLIVDILYAVIDPRVRTR from the coding sequence TTGATCCGCTTCATCGCGCGCCGTCTGCTGCAGATGGTGCTCGTCCTGCTCGTGTTGAGCCTGCTGCTCTTCTTTTGGCTCCGCTCCCTGCCCGGCGGGGCGGTCGGTGCCCTGCTGGGCGACCGCGGCACCCCCGAGGCACGGGCGGCGCTCGAGGCCCAACTCGGCCTCGACCAACCGCTGCCGATGCAGTACGTCGCCTTCGTGCAGCGCTGCCTCTCCGGAGACTTCGGGGTCTCCACGGCCCTGCTGCCCGGCACTCCGGTGACCGACATCCTCATCGAGCGCGCACCGGCCACCATCGAGCTGTCCGTCCTCGCCATCCTGTTGGCCACCGCGGCGGGCATCCCCCTGGGCTACTTGGCCGCGCGCCGCCACGGCGGCATCTTCGACAACCTGTCGGTCGTCAGCTCGCTGGTGGGCGTGGCCGTGCCCGTCTTCTTCCTCGCGTACATGCTGCGCTGGTTGTTCGCCGTCGAGCTGGGCTGGCTCCCGGTCTCCGGCCGCCAGGACCCCGGGCTGGACGCGACGCACATCACGAACTTCTTCATCCTCGACGGCCTGATGACGCGGGAGTGGGACGCCGCCTGGGATGCCTTCAAGCACCTGATCCTGCCGGCACTGGCGCTCGCCTCGATCCCGTTCGCGGTGATCTTCCGCATCACCCGCGCCTCGGTGTTGGAGGTGCTCGACGAGGACTACGTGCGCACCGCCCAGTCCAAGGGGCTGGCCAGCCGCGTGATCCGCGGGCGCCACGTGATGCGCAACGCCATGATCCCGGTGGTCACCATCATCGGCCTCCAGGTGGGTGCGCTGCTCGCCGGCGCCGTGCTGACCGAGAAGGTCTTCTCGATCGCCGGTCTGGGCAATGCCCTGGCCGTCTCCTTCACCCAGCGCGACTACCCGATGCTGCAGCTGCTGATCATGGTGGCGGCCGGTGTCTACGTGGTCGTCAACCTGATCGTCGACATCCTCTACGCGGTCATCGACCCGCGCGTCCGGACGAGGTGA
- the typA gene encoding translational GTPase TypA, giving the protein MTQTSRADRRNVAIVAHVDHGKTTLVDAMLHQSGVFGEHSKVDERAMDSGDLEREKGITILAKNTAVHYRGPAAQEVEGVGDDGVVINIIDTPGHADFGGEVERGLSMVDGVVLLVDASEGPLPQTRFVLRKALDAKMPVILVINKVDRPDARCAAVIDEVYELFMDLGAEEEQIDFPIIYASGKAGRASLDNPGDGQLPENPDLEPLFRTIMQTVPAPVYDDEAPLQAHVTNLDSSNFLGRLALVRIKNGTLRKGQTVAWMKRDGTVSNVRLSELLVTEGLERGPAEEAGPGDIVAVAGISEVMIGETLADPENPVALPLIHVDEPAISMTIGTNTSPLAGRVKGSKVTARLVKDRLESELVGNVSLKILPTERPDAWEVQGRGELALAILVEQMRREGYELTVGKPQVVTKEVDGKVHEPVEALTIDAPEEFLGAITQVLASRKGRMEEMSNHGTGWVRMEFRVPSRGLIGFRTEFLTETRGTGIAHHIFDGYEPWFGEIRTRISGSLVSDRAGTATSYAMFNIQERGTLFISPTTEVYEGMIVGENSRADDMDVNITKEKKLTNVRSAGAEVLERLAPPRAMSLEQSLEFCREDECVEVTPEAIRIRKVVLDAVTRGRDARRAKNA; this is encoded by the coding sequence ATGACGCAAACCTCCCGCGCCGACCGGCGCAATGTGGCCATCGTGGCCCACGTCGACCATGGCAAGACGACCCTCGTGGACGCGATGCTCCACCAGTCCGGGGTGTTCGGTGAACACTCGAAGGTGGACGAACGGGCGATGGACTCCGGTGATCTCGAGCGGGAGAAGGGCATCACCATCCTCGCGAAGAACACGGCCGTGCACTACCGCGGCCCGGCCGCCCAGGAGGTGGAGGGCGTCGGCGACGACGGCGTGGTGATCAACATCATCGACACCCCCGGCCACGCTGACTTCGGTGGCGAGGTCGAGCGCGGTCTCTCGATGGTGGACGGTGTCGTGCTGCTCGTCGACGCCTCCGAGGGCCCCCTGCCCCAGACCCGGTTCGTGCTGCGCAAGGCGCTGGACGCCAAGATGCCGGTGATCCTGGTCATCAACAAGGTCGACCGTCCCGACGCGCGGTGCGCCGCCGTCATCGACGAGGTGTACGAGCTCTTCATGGACCTGGGTGCCGAGGAGGAGCAGATCGACTTCCCGATCATCTACGCCTCCGGCAAGGCCGGGCGCGCCTCGCTGGACAACCCGGGCGACGGCCAGCTGCCGGAGAACCCGGACCTGGAGCCGCTCTTCCGCACCATCATGCAGACCGTGCCCGCCCCGGTCTACGACGACGAGGCCCCGCTGCAGGCCCACGTGACCAACCTGGACTCCTCGAACTTCCTCGGCCGCCTGGCGCTGGTGCGCATCAAGAACGGCACGCTGCGCAAGGGCCAGACGGTCGCGTGGATGAAGCGTGACGGCACCGTGTCGAACGTGCGGCTCTCGGAGCTGCTCGTGACCGAGGGCCTGGAGCGCGGCCCCGCCGAGGAGGCCGGCCCCGGTGACATCGTCGCCGTCGCGGGCATCTCCGAGGTGATGATCGGCGAGACGCTGGCCGACCCGGAGAACCCGGTGGCCCTGCCGCTGATCCACGTGGACGAGCCCGCCATCTCCATGACCATCGGCACCAACACCTCGCCGCTGGCCGGCCGGGTGAAGGGCTCCAAGGTCACCGCGCGCCTCGTGAAGGACCGCCTCGAGTCCGAGCTGGTCGGCAACGTGTCCCTGAAGATCCTCCCGACCGAGCGTCCCGACGCCTGGGAGGTCCAGGGTCGTGGCGAGCTGGCGCTGGCCATCCTGGTGGAGCAGATGCGCCGCGAGGGCTACGAGCTCACCGTCGGCAAGCCGCAGGTGGTCACCAAGGAGGTGGACGGCAAGGTCCACGAGCCGGTCGAGGCCCTCACCATCGACGCCCCGGAGGAGTTCCTCGGTGCGATCACGCAGGTGCTGGCCAGCCGCAAGGGCCGCATGGAGGAGATGTCGAACCACGGCACCGGCTGGGTGCGCATGGAGTTCCGCGTGCCGAGCCGCGGCCTCATCGGCTTCCGCACCGAGTTCCTCACCGAGACCCGCGGCACCGGCATCGCCCACCACATCTTCGACGGGTATGAGCCGTGGTTCGGCGAGATCCGCACCCGCATCTCCGGGTCGCTGGTGTCCGACCGCGCGGGGACCGCGACCTCGTATGCGATGTTCAACATCCAGGAGCGCGGCACGCTGTTCATCAGCCCCACCACCGAGGTGTACGAGGGCATGATCGTGGGCGAGAACTCGCGCGCCGACGACATGGACGTGAACATCACCAAGGAGAAGAAGCTCACCAACGTGCGCTCCGCCGGCGCCGAGGTGCTCGAGCGCCTCGCCCCGCCGCGCGCCATGAGCCTGGAGCAGTCACTGGAGTTCTGTCGCGAGGACGAGTGCGTGGAGGTGACGCCCGAGGCCATCCGCATCCGCAAGGTCGTCCTCGATGCGGTGACGCGCGGTCGTGACGCGCGGCGCGCCAAGAACGCCTGA
- the ppk2 gene encoding polyphosphate kinase 2 encodes MQMELREYIDRLSREGYTVRDDQGSDPDLIDPGGRAVETWRENYPYAERMTREDYDVEKYLLQVELIKLQNHTLNTGQRHILVFEGRDAAGKGGTIKRFTEHLNPRFARVVALNKPSERELGQWYFQRYVNHFPTAGEMVFFDRSWYNRAGVERVMDFSTRDDYEQFMEQAPQLEKMITDAGTTLTKFWFSVTAHEQRTRFAIRQIDPVRRWKLSPMDLASLDKWDAYTEAKEEMFARTDVDWAPWITIKSNDKKRGRINAMRYFLSQFDYEGKDTDIVGSPDPQIVKRAKDTIGD; translated from the coding sequence ATGCAGATGGAACTGCGCGAGTACATCGACCGTCTCTCCCGCGAGGGGTACACGGTCCGCGACGACCAGGGGTCGGACCCGGACCTCATCGACCCCGGCGGCCGCGCGGTGGAGACCTGGCGGGAGAACTACCCGTACGCCGAGCGTATGACGCGCGAGGACTACGACGTGGAGAAGTACCTGCTGCAGGTGGAGCTCATCAAGCTGCAGAACCACACCCTGAACACCGGGCAGCGCCACATCCTGGTCTTCGAGGGGCGCGACGCCGCCGGCAAGGGCGGCACCATCAAGCGCTTCACGGAGCACCTGAACCCCCGATTCGCCCGCGTGGTGGCGCTCAACAAGCCCAGCGAGCGCGAGCTGGGCCAGTGGTACTTCCAGCGCTACGTCAACCACTTCCCCACCGCCGGCGAGATGGTCTTCTTCGACCGCTCCTGGTACAACCGCGCCGGGGTGGAGCGGGTCATGGACTTCAGCACCCGTGACGACTACGAACAATTCATGGAACAGGCACCGCAGCTGGAGAAGATGATCACCGACGCGGGGACGACGCTCACCAAGTTCTGGTTCTCCGTGACCGCCCACGAGCAGCGCACCCGCTTCGCCATCCGCCAGATCGACCCGGTGCGGCGCTGGAAGCTCTCCCCCATGGACCTGGCCTCGCTGGACAAGTGGGACGCCTACACCGAGGCCAAGGAGGAGATGTTCGCCCGCACGGACGTCGACTGGGCGCCGTGGATCACGATCAAGTCCAACGACAAGAAGCGGGGCCGCATCAACGCCATGCGCTACTTCCTGAGCCAGTTCGACTACGAGGGCAAGGACACCGACATCGTGGGCTCACCCGACCCGCAGATCGTGAAGCGCGCGAAGGACACCATCGGCGACTGA
- a CDS encoding ABC transporter substrate-binding protein, translated as MSTNRKAAIAASICAAALTLTACADSEREEGGGGGNEGSNSGNGGEGASGGTLTFGATGEPKLFDPFYATDGETFRITRQIFEGLLEIKPGTAEVGPGLATEWESNDDGTEWTFTLKEGVKFHDGTPFNAEAVCKNFERMYDQKGAGQSPSVSAYWQDTMGGFKDGKAESLYEGCEAPEDNKAVITIANSTSKFPTMLTLAALAMQSPTAMDKYKANEVKAQGEGFVYPEYATKHPTGTGPFTFDKYDTSNKTITIKRNEDYHGDKAKLDEVIFKVIPDESTRKQELKAGSIDGYDLPNPIDWKSLEDEGHQVMKRDPFNILYLGLNPTENEKLKDPNVRRAIAMAINREELKTTQLPENAEVASQFMPSTVKGYNDELEAIPHDVEEAKKLLKEAGAENLELEFWWPAEVSRPYMPDPQKIFEAVRADLEEAGITVKANSKPWNGGYLDGVDTGQAQAFLLGWTGDYDSPDNFIGTFFGSTENRFATGEYEWGQELAKDLKDADAIVDDAEREAKYKELNAQLVEEYLPAVPLTHSPPAIVVSQNVEGLVSSPLTGEQFDTVSIKE; from the coding sequence ATGAGCACCAACCGCAAGGCGGCCATCGCGGCCAGCATCTGCGCCGCAGCGCTCACCCTGACGGCCTGCGCCGACTCGGAGCGCGAAGAGGGTGGCGGTGGCGGCAACGAGGGCAGCAACTCCGGCAACGGCGGGGAGGGTGCCTCCGGAGGCACCCTGACCTTCGGTGCCACGGGCGAGCCCAAGCTGTTCGACCCCTTCTACGCCACCGACGGCGAGACCTTCCGCATCACCCGCCAGATCTTCGAGGGCCTGCTGGAGATCAAGCCCGGCACCGCCGAGGTCGGCCCCGGGCTGGCCACCGAGTGGGAGTCCAACGACGACGGCACCGAGTGGACCTTCACCCTCAAGGAGGGCGTGAAGTTCCACGACGGCACCCCCTTCAACGCCGAGGCCGTGTGCAAGAACTTCGAGCGCATGTACGACCAGAAGGGCGCCGGCCAGAGCCCTTCGGTCTCCGCCTACTGGCAGGACACCATGGGCGGCTTCAAGGACGGCAAGGCCGAGTCCCTCTACGAGGGCTGCGAGGCCCCGGAGGACAACAAGGCGGTCATCACGATCGCGAACTCGACCTCCAAGTTCCCCACCATGCTCACGCTCGCCGCGCTGGCCATGCAGTCGCCCACGGCCATGGACAAGTACAAGGCCAACGAGGTCAAGGCGCAGGGCGAGGGGTTCGTGTACCCCGAGTACGCCACGAAGCACCCGACCGGCACCGGCCCGTTCACCTTCGACAAGTACGACACGTCGAACAAGACGATCACCATCAAGCGCAACGAGGACTACCACGGCGACAAGGCCAAGCTCGACGAGGTGATCTTCAAGGTGATCCCGGACGAGTCCACTCGCAAGCAGGAGCTGAAGGCCGGCTCCATCGACGGGTACGACCTGCCCAACCCCATCGACTGGAAGTCGCTCGAGGACGAGGGCCACCAGGTGATGAAGCGCGACCCGTTCAACATCCTGTACCTGGGCCTGAACCCCACCGAGAACGAGAAGCTCAAGGACCCGAACGTCCGCAGGGCGATCGCCATGGCGATCAACCGCGAGGAGCTGAAGACCACGCAGCTGCCCGAGAACGCGGAGGTGGCCAGCCAGTTCATGCCCAGCACCGTGAAGGGCTACAACGACGAGCTCGAGGCGATCCCCCATGACGTGGAGGAGGCCAAGAAGCTGCTGAAGGAGGCTGGGGCCGAGAACCTCGAGCTCGAGTTCTGGTGGCCGGCCGAGGTCTCGCGCCCCTACATGCCGGACCCGCAGAAGATCTTCGAGGCCGTGCGCGCTGACCTGGAGGAGGCAGGGATCACGGTCAAGGCCAACTCCAAGCCGTGGAACGGTGGCTACCTGGACGGCGTGGACACCGGCCAGGCCCAGGCCTTCCTGCTCGGCTGGACCGGTGACTACGACTCCCCGGACAACTTCATCGGCACCTTCTTCGGCAGCACCGAGAACCGCTTCGCCACCGGCGAGTACGAGTGGGGTCAGGAGCTCGCGAAGGACCTGAAGGACGCCGACGCCATCGTCGACGACGCCGAGCGCGAGGCGAAGTACAAGGAGCTCAACGCCCAGCTCGTGGAGGAGTACCTGCCGGCCGTGCCGCTGACCCACTCACCGCCCGCCATCGTGGTGAGCCAGAACGTCGAGGGCCTGGTCTCCTCGCCGCTGACCGGCGAGCAGTTCGACACGGTCTCCATCAAGGAGTGA
- a CDS encoding ABC transporter ATP-binding protein: protein MSTNIDDYPGPVAAGQDAPVAGDGPGEAPASGRRVGEAGRGDVLVEVRDLKVHFPIKRGIIFDRTVGHVKAVDGMSMTIRRGETYGLVGESGCGKSTFGRALLQLEPITEGTVHFDGKDLTEFKGEALRKQRRHMQMVFQDPMGSLDPRQTVESLLYEGMSAHNMTTDKKGARRRLKELLHEVGLPASALGKYPHEFSGGQRQRIGIARALALDPELIVADEPVSALDVSVQAQVINLLRKVQKQYDLTYLVIAHDLAVVRHISDTVGVMYLGGLVEEADAEELYTAPLHPYTRALMSAVPVPDPVVEDSREQILLQGDLPSPANPPSGCRFRTRCPFVQEERCSTERPELRTVDLPGVTSTHRVACHYVEQIFHGEIQPHAIEVEAGPDAHSAEDTAIQNDDRPLVV, encoded by the coding sequence ATGAGCACGAATATCGACGACTACCCCGGCCCCGTGGCGGCCGGCCAGGACGCCCCGGTGGCCGGCGACGGCCCCGGCGAGGCCCCCGCATCGGGCCGTCGCGTCGGTGAGGCCGGGCGTGGTGACGTGCTGGTGGAGGTGCGCGACCTGAAGGTCCACTTCCCCATCAAGCGCGGCATCATCTTCGACCGCACCGTGGGCCACGTGAAGGCTGTGGACGGCATGAGCATGACCATCCGTCGCGGCGAGACCTACGGGCTGGTCGGTGAGTCCGGCTGTGGCAAGTCGACCTTCGGGCGCGCGCTGCTGCAGCTGGAGCCGATCACCGAGGGGACCGTGCACTTCGACGGCAAGGACCTCACCGAGTTCAAGGGCGAGGCCCTGCGCAAGCAGCGTCGCCACATGCAGATGGTCTTCCAGGACCCGATGGGCTCCCTGGACCCGCGGCAGACGGTGGAGTCGCTGCTGTACGAGGGCATGTCGGCCCACAACATGACCACGGACAAGAAGGGTGCCCGGCGTCGGCTGAAGGAGCTGCTCCACGAGGTGGGCCTGCCGGCGAGCGCGCTGGGCAAGTACCCGCACGAGTTCTCCGGCGGCCAGCGGCAGCGCATCGGCATCGCCCGGGCGCTGGCTCTGGACCCCGAGCTGATCGTGGCCGACGAGCCGGTCTCCGCGCTGGACGTCTCGGTGCAGGCCCAGGTCATCAACCTGCTGCGCAAGGTGCAGAAGCAGTACGACCTCACCTACCTGGTGATCGCGCACGACCTGGCCGTGGTGCGGCACATCTCCGACACGGTGGGCGTGATGTACCTGGGCGGGCTGGTCGAGGAGGCCGATGCGGAGGAGCTCTATACTGCTCCGCTGCACCCGTACACGCGGGCGCTGATGTCGGCTGTTCCGGTCCCGGACCCGGTGGTGGAGGACTCCCGCGAGCAGATCCTGCTGCAGGGCGACCTCCCCTCGCCGGCGAACCCGCCGAGCGGGTGCCGGTTCCGGACGCGCTGCCCGTTCGTGCAGGAGGAGCGCTGCTCCACCGAGCGGCCGGAGCTGCGGACCGTGGACCTGCCAGGCGTGACCAGCACCCACCGGGTGGCCTGCCACTACGTGGAGCAGATCTTCCACGGGGAGATCCAGCCGCACGCCATCGAGGTGGAGGCCGGTCCGGACGCGCACTCGGCCGAGGACACCGCCATTCAGAACGACGACCGCCCGCTGGTGGTCTGA
- a CDS encoding VIT1/CCC1 transporter family protein, with protein sequence MATPRVHPNGDVHRTGDRLNWLRAAVLGANDGIVSTAGLVVGVAGATADSRVLFITGLAGLVAGSLSMAAGEYVSVSSQRDAERQLVRDERRHLAEMPDFERRELVEMLQERGISEPLAHQVADQLDEEAALQVHSELEFGVTPGEEVNPWSAAIASMIAFALGAVLPLLAIVLSPEASRVAITAVSVLVALAVTGYSSARLSDAPPGVAVVRNCLGGALAMALTYAVGSAL encoded by the coding sequence ATGGCGACGCCCCGTGTGCACCCGAACGGTGACGTCCACCGGACGGGCGACCGGCTGAACTGGCTGCGCGCCGCCGTGCTCGGCGCGAACGACGGCATCGTGTCCACGGCCGGCCTCGTGGTCGGCGTGGCCGGTGCCACGGCGGACTCGCGGGTCCTGTTCATCACCGGGCTGGCCGGTCTGGTGGCAGGGTCGCTGAGCATGGCGGCCGGCGAGTACGTCTCGGTCTCCAGCCAGCGTGATGCTGAGCGCCAGCTGGTCCGCGACGAGCGGCGCCACCTGGCGGAGATGCCCGACTTCGAGCGGCGCGAGCTGGTCGAGATGCTGCAGGAGCGCGGGATCTCAGAGCCGCTGGCGCACCAGGTGGCCGACCAGCTCGATGAGGAGGCCGCCCTCCAGGTGCACAGCGAGCTGGAGTTCGGCGTCACCCCCGGCGAGGAGGTGAACCCGTGGAGCGCGGCGATCGCCTCGATGATCGCGTTCGCGCTCGGGGCCGTGCTGCCGCTGCTGGCGATCGTCCTCTCCCCCGAGGCCTCCCGGGTGGCCATCACGGCGGTCTCGGTGCTGGTGGCCCTGGCCGTGACCGGGTACTCCAGCGCGAGGCTCTCGGACGCGCCGCCGGGAGTCGCCGTGGTGCGCAACTGCCTGGGTGGCGCCCTGGCGATGGCGTTGACCTACGCTGTCGGCTCGGCCCTCTGA
- a CDS encoding ABC transporter ATP-binding protein, translating into MSTAASAASSTTLSANAERVRSGEPLLSVRDLSIQFTRRGTEPFQAVDGVSFDVHPGQTLGLVGESGCGKSVTSLAIMGLLPKRGSRVSGEVLFEGTDLLRLRPEEMRSRRGRDLGMIFQDPLSSLNPVVPIGLQVSEVLERHKGLKRKEAMSRAKEMLDKVGIPDPERRLKEYPHQLSGGMRQRALIAMALACEPRLLIADEPTTALDVTIQAQILQLLKDLVRESNTALIMITHDLGVVAGLCDEVNVLYGGRIVERGERHPLFAHPRHPYTTGLLGSIPSLGGDRNAELTPIPGSVVDNLPWTSACAFAPRCSQPIEVCTRVSPELVGDDVVSDDRQLRCHNPVQEAR; encoded by the coding sequence ATGAGCACCGCAGCGTCTGCCGCGTCCAGCACCACCCTGTCCGCCAACGCCGAACGGGTGCGCTCCGGGGAGCCCCTGCTCTCCGTGCGCGACCTGTCCATCCAGTTCACCCGCCGTGGGACCGAGCCCTTCCAGGCCGTCGACGGTGTCTCCTTCGACGTCCACCCCGGCCAGACCCTGGGCCTGGTCGGCGAGTCCGGGTGCGGCAAGTCCGTGACCTCGCTGGCCATCATGGGCTTGCTGCCGAAGCGCGGGTCGCGCGTGTCCGGCGAGGTGCTCTTCGAGGGCACCGACCTGCTCCGCCTGCGTCCCGAGGAGATGCGCAGCCGCCGCGGTCGGGACCTGGGCATGATCTTCCAGGACCCGCTCAGCTCGCTGAACCCGGTGGTCCCCATCGGCCTGCAGGTCAGTGAGGTGCTGGAGCGCCACAAGGGCCTGAAGCGCAAGGAGGCCATGAGCCGGGCCAAGGAGATGCTCGACAAGGTGGGCATCCCCGACCCGGAGCGCCGGCTCAAGGAGTACCCGCACCAGTTGTCCGGCGGCATGCGCCAGCGCGCGCTGATCGCCATGGCCCTGGCCTGCGAGCCGCGGCTGCTCATCGCCGACGAGCCCACCACCGCGCTCGACGTGACCATCCAGGCGCAGATCCTGCAGCTGCTCAAGGACCTGGTCCGTGAGTCGAACACGGCGCTGATCATGATCACGCACGACCTCGGCGTCGTGGCCGGGCTGTGCGACGAGGTCAACGTCCTGTACGGCGGCCGCATCGTCGAGCGCGGCGAGCGCCACCCGCTGTTCGCGCACCCGCGGCACCCGTACACCACCGGCCTGCTGGGATCCATCCCCAGCCTGGGCGGCGACCGCAACGCCGAGCTCACCCCCATCCCCGGCTCCGTGGTGGACAACCTGCCGTGGACCAGTGCGTGCGCCTTCGCCCCGCGCTGCTCCCAGCCGATCGAGGTGTGCACCCGGGTGAGCCCCGAGCTGGTGGGCGACGACGTGGTCTCCGACGACCGCCAGCTGCGCTGCCACAACCCCGTCCAGGAGGCGCGATGA